The Nitrospirota bacterium genome window below encodes:
- the neuC gene encoding UDP-N-acetylglucosamine 2-epimerase — MRTIAIVTERRADYSRFKPILELIREDPDLDYKLIVTGISLMAEHGRDIDVIKRDGFTIEATIPMFLDQAPDTGAEMTRAIGRVLPGLVDLFERLRPDIILSGFDIGANFAATVAGAHMNIPVAHIQGGEVTGSIDESLRHAMSKFAHLHFPATEDAAQRLIRMGEHPKSVFVVGCPSLDVVLHTPVVSKSEVLAAHGLDPEQPYVVILQHPVTTEVMQAGEQIQETLAAVQEMRIQGVLIYPNNDAGAQQIIQYIKQSRIAVVRSLPPEGFVNLVRYAAALVGNSSSGIHETASLGVPTVNIGSRQQGRERPCNVLDAGNDRDAIKQALDVALYDEAFKAKVAERVNPYGDGHSAERIVRILKTVSLDNLIQKRFYDGEPDYRGDRRDRIYRQACA, encoded by the coding sequence ATGCGTACCATTGCGATTGTTACGGAACGACGAGCGGACTATAGCCGGTTCAAGCCGATTCTTGAGTTGATCCGGGAGGACCCCGATCTCGATTACAAGCTCATCGTGACCGGCATTTCCCTGATGGCGGAGCATGGACGCGATATCGACGTAATCAAGCGGGACGGCTTTACCATTGAAGCGACGATCCCGATGTTTCTGGATCAGGCGCCGGATACCGGTGCAGAGATGACCAGGGCTATCGGTCGGGTGCTTCCCGGGTTGGTCGATCTGTTCGAGCGTCTTCGCCCGGACATCATTCTGTCGGGATTCGATATCGGGGCTAATTTCGCCGCGACCGTGGCCGGCGCTCACATGAACATCCCGGTGGCCCATATTCAAGGCGGAGAGGTCACGGGCAGCATCGACGAATCGCTTCGCCATGCGATGTCGAAATTCGCCCATTTGCACTTTCCCGCCACGGAAGACGCGGCCCAGCGCTTGATCCGTATGGGGGAACATCCGAAATCTGTCTTCGTCGTCGGCTGTCCTTCATTGGATGTGGTGCTGCACACGCCCGTCGTCTCCAAGTCCGAGGTCCTGGCGGCACATGGGCTCGATCCGGAACAGCCCTATGTCGTCATCCTGCAGCATCCGGTCACGACGGAAGTCATGCAGGCGGGAGAGCAAATCCAGGAGACCCTGGCTGCCGTGCAAGAGATGCGGATCCAAGGCGTGCTCATCTATCCGAATAACGATGCCGGCGCACAACAGATCATCCAGTACATCAAGCAGAGCCGCATCGCCGTCGTGCGTAGTCTGCCTCCTGAAGGGTTCGTCAACCTTGTACGGTATGCCGCAGCGCTCGTTGGCAACTCCAGCAGCGGGATCCACGAAACCGCAAGCCTGGGTGTGCCGACCGTGAATATCGGCAGCAGGCAGCAGGGGCGTGAACGGCCCTGTAACGTCCTGGATGCGGGTAATGACCGCGATGCCATTAAACAAGCGCTGGATGTGGCCCTCTACGACGAAGCCTTCAAGGCGAAAGTCGCGGAACGGGTGAATCCCTATGGCGATGGCCATTCGGCAGAACGCATCGTTCGTATTTTGAAGACCGTATCGCTGGATAACCTCATTCAGAAAAGGTTTTACGATGGCGAACCAGACTATCGCGGTGATCGGCGGGACCGGATTTATCGGCAGGCATGTGCTTGA
- a CDS encoding N-acetylneuraminate synthase family protein, producing MTTVCGPKLQSIRIGGRDIGDGQPPFVIAEVGINHNGDVNLAKQMVHAAKEAGAHCIKFQTHLTGKEMIHTQMTPGAISKEPLWDIIQRCELTAGEERAVKRLCDEVGILFLSTPFSREAADQLEELGIPAYKIGSGEITNLPLIEHVAKKGLPMIVSTGMTELDEIAETVNLIERYDVPLILLQCTSTYPTAYADVKLGAIQVLRERFGVPVGLSDHSVGIYTALGAVAKGACVLEKHFTTSRQLPGPDQGLSLEPHELRELVKGADAIYQALGSEKAILGKERPVLGFARASVVVIKPVAAGDRFTDDNLWVKRPADGEIPAREYKKLLGRVAKVSMQPDHQIKWSEVA from the coding sequence ATGACAACCGTATGTGGGCCGAAATTGCAGAGCATCAGAATCGGTGGCCGTGATATCGGCGACGGTCAGCCGCCGTTCGTCATTGCCGAAGTCGGCATCAATCATAACGGGGACGTGAACCTGGCCAAGCAGATGGTGCATGCGGCGAAAGAGGCCGGCGCGCACTGCATCAAGTTCCAAACGCATCTCACTGGCAAGGAGATGATTCACACGCAGATGACGCCAGGCGCCATCAGCAAGGAACCGCTCTGGGACATCATCCAGCGGTGCGAATTGACTGCTGGAGAAGAGCGGGCGGTGAAGCGGCTTTGCGACGAGGTGGGGATCCTGTTCCTGTCCACTCCATTTTCACGGGAAGCGGCCGATCAACTGGAGGAATTGGGGATTCCGGCCTACAAAATCGGCTCAGGCGAGATCACGAATCTTCCGCTCATCGAACATGTCGCGAAGAAGGGGCTGCCGATGATCGTTTCGACCGGCATGACCGAGTTGGATGAGATTGCAGAGACGGTGAATCTCATCGAACGCTACGACGTGCCGTTGATCTTGTTGCAATGTACCTCCACCTATCCGACGGCCTATGCGGATGTGAAGTTGGGGGCCATCCAGGTGTTGCGAGAACGATTCGGCGTGCCGGTCGGCCTCTCCGATCATTCGGTCGGTATCTACACCGCGCTCGGCGCGGTGGCGAAAGGCGCTTGTGTGCTGGAGAAACATTTCACGACCAGCCGTCAGTTGCCGGGACCGGATCAGGGCCTCTCCCTCGAACCGCACGAACTGAGAGAACTCGTGAAGGGCGCGGACGCCATCTATCAGGCTCTTGGCTCAGAGAAAGCCATCTTGGGCAAGGAGCGGCCGGTGCTGGGATTCGCCCGTGCCTCTGTCGTCGTCATCAAACCAGTCGCAGCGGGGGACCGGTTCACCGATGACAATCTCTGGGTGAAACGTCCGGCCGACGGCGAGATTCCCGCCCGGGAATACAAGAAGCTGCTCGGACGGGTCGCCAAGGTGTCGATGCAGCCTGATCACCAGATCAAGTGGAGCGAAGTAGCGTGA
- a CDS encoding radical SAM protein, with protein sequence MAKVLIINPVIRAEDDPRHVPYGLALIAAVANREGHEIQVFDANGWRPTDEELIDAIKADAWDVIATGGITTAYGYMKKSVQFARQYAPDALIMMGGGALTAMPRDIMEFCPQVDIGGVGEGVITFPEVLKKIDEGRDRTSDWSDVQGIIWRNTKGDIKLNEERPLLQDIDSLPFPMYELFPLDIYFKNSCILLSEEAMLAKRRLDINMSYGCSLICKFCFHLGLTGDMKYTDQEQPDGGDVVFNNDRNIRWHSPEFVVRQVKYMKDRFNVDFVSFLDENLMTMHVSTKKKWLFEICDLWIKAGLQPTCVRDGVPHDPKTCDGVHWGGTSHATLAYPEVLQAMHKAGCTYLDYGLESFSDRVLKTIGKGATVKTNERCLKITMEAGIRPIPNQIVGFPDEFFDSLYDNMAFWDRIGIMVKPFFATPYPGSEWYYTYKDRILEQYGGNLEAFILDVGDATKITAVICHNFNAVELLGLRELMLQHDVKRIKEYEAYWRSIHGEPKFAKEVLAAKAKVETASPLIQLVQLERKLVAAA encoded by the coding sequence ATGGCTAAAGTTCTGATTATCAATCCCGTGATTCGAGCTGAAGACGATCCCCGGCATGTGCCCTATGGATTGGCTTTGATTGCCGCGGTGGCGAATCGGGAAGGACATGAGATCCAGGTATTCGACGCGAACGGTTGGCGGCCGACCGACGAGGAACTGATTGATGCCATCAAAGCGGATGCCTGGGACGTCATTGCCACCGGCGGCATCACGACGGCCTATGGATACATGAAAAAGAGCGTCCAGTTCGCCAGGCAGTACGCGCCCGATGCGCTTATCATGATGGGTGGCGGCGCTTTGACCGCCATGCCGCGGGACATCATGGAGTTCTGTCCTCAAGTCGATATCGGCGGAGTCGGGGAGGGCGTGATCACCTTCCCGGAGGTCCTGAAGAAGATCGACGAAGGTCGGGACCGGACGAGCGATTGGTCGGACGTCCAAGGCATTATCTGGCGTAATACGAAGGGCGACATCAAGCTCAACGAAGAACGTCCACTCCTTCAAGATATCGACAGCTTGCCGTTCCCGATGTACGAACTGTTCCCGCTCGACATCTACTTCAAGAACTCCTGCATTCTCTTGTCGGAAGAAGCCATGCTGGCGAAGCGGCGGCTGGACATCAACATGTCCTACGGCTGTTCTCTCATCTGCAAGTTCTGCTTCCATCTTGGGCTGACCGGCGACATGAAATATACGGATCAGGAGCAGCCGGACGGCGGCGATGTGGTGTTCAACAACGACCGCAATATCCGCTGGCATAGCCCTGAGTTCGTAGTCCGGCAAGTGAAGTATATGAAGGACCGATTCAACGTCGATTTCGTCTCGTTCCTCGACGAGAACCTCATGACCATGCATGTGTCGACGAAAAAGAAGTGGCTCTTCGAGATCTGCGACCTCTGGATCAAGGCCGGTCTCCAGCCGACCTGTGTGAGGGACGGCGTACCCCATGATCCCAAGACCTGCGACGGCGTCCATTGGGGCGGGACCAGCCATGCGACGCTGGCCTATCCGGAAGTGCTGCAGGCTATGCACAAGGCTGGCTGTACCTATCTCGATTATGGGCTGGAATCATTTTCAGACCGCGTACTCAAGACGATCGGCAAGGGTGCGACGGTCAAGACGAATGAACGCTGTTTGAAGATTACGATGGAAGCCGGCATCAGGCCGATTCCCAACCAGATCGTCGGCTTCCCCGACGAGTTCTTCGATAGTCTCTACGACAACATGGCCTTCTGGGACCGGATCGGCATCATGGTCAAGCCGTTCTTTGCCACGCCCTATCCTGGTTCCGAGTGGTACTACACCTACAAGGACCGGATTTTAGAACAGTACGGCGGCAACTTAGAGGCCTTCATCCTCGATGTCGGGGATGCCACGAAGATTACAGCGGTGATCTGTCACAACTTCAATGCGGTCGAATTACTCGGGCTTCGTGAATTGATGCTCCAGCACGACGTCAAGCGAATCAAAGAGTACGAGGCATACTGGCGCTCCATTCATGGCGAACCCAAGTTTGCCAAGGAAGTGCTGGCAGCTAAGGCGAAAGTCGAGACCGCTTCGCCACTGATACAGCTCGTGCAACTGGAACGGAAACTGGTCGCGGCAGCGTAG